From one Bacteroides eggerthii genomic stretch:
- the lepB gene encoding signal peptidase I, whose product MQRRNRKIAATMTGVILAVVLLRGCVATSYSIPSSGMENSLYRGERILVNKWSYGLRLPFMGLWGYHRWAERPVHKEDILVFNNPANLLQATIDRKEVFISRCLGVPGDTLLVDSLFSVIPSEKNAPDQKFLYTYPQKKEKQLDSLLTILSIRPNALLGQDTVNNVRSFSRYEYYLLEQALGNNNWIKPIDKEDSVEVLKPLIIPGKGKAVRVYPWNMTLLRNTLVLHEKKRAEIKNDTLYIEGKPAQHCYFTKDYYWVGANNPINLSDSRLFGLVPKDHVIGKATVIWFSKEQGTGLFGGYRWNRMWKEVK is encoded by the coding sequence ATGCAGAGAAGGAACCGGAAGATTGCAGCCACTATGACAGGAGTGATACTCGCGGTAGTATTACTTCGGGGTTGTGTTGCGACTTCCTATTCCATCCCTTCCTCAGGCATGGAAAACTCCTTGTACCGCGGCGAGCGTATTCTGGTAAATAAATGGAGCTATGGGTTGCGGCTTCCTTTCATGGGCTTATGGGGATATCACCGCTGGGCGGAAAGGCCCGTACACAAGGAAGATATTCTTGTATTCAACAACCCTGCCAATCTTCTCCAAGCTACAATCGACAGGAAGGAAGTATTTATCAGCCGTTGTTTAGGAGTACCGGGAGACACGCTGTTAGTCGATTCCCTTTTCTCCGTAATCCCCTCGGAGAAAAATGCCCCCGACCAAAAGTTCCTTTATACCTACCCTCAAAAAAAAGAAAAACAGTTGGATTCGTTGCTTACTATTCTTTCCATCCGTCCCAACGCATTGTTAGGACAAGATACGGTGAATAACGTACGCAGTTTCAGCAGGTATGAATATTATTTATTAGAACAGGCTTTAGGTAACAACAACTGGATAAAGCCAATCGACAAGGAAGACTCCGTAGAAGTGCTGAAACCGCTCATCATCCCCGGTAAGGGGAAAGCGGTACGCGTGTATCCCTGGAACATGACGTTGCTGCGCAACACATTGGTATTGCACGAAAAAAAACGGGCTGAAATCAAAAACGATACGTTGTACATAGAAGGGAAGCCCGCACAGCACTGCTATTTCACAAAAGACTACTACTGGGTGGGAGCCAACAACCCCATTAACCTGTCGGACTCACGCTTGTTCGGCCTTGTACCCAAAGACCACGTCATTGGAAAAGCAACCGTAATCTGGTTTTCCAAGGAGCAAGGGACAGGGCTTTTCGGCGGCTACCGCTGGAACAGGATGTGGAAAGAGGTCAAATAA
- a CDS encoding S26 family signal peptidase: MRKATRAQWIKFGIITLLYLIFLVWVRSWLGLIVVPFIFDIYISKKIPWSFWKNSKNPAVRSIMSWVDAIVFALVAVYFVNIYIFQNYQIPSSSLEKSLLVGDFLYVSKMSYGPRVPNTPLSMPLAQHTLPVFNTKSYIEWPQWKYKRVPGFGKVKLNDIVVFNFPAGDTVALNRQQEDFYSLAYREGQRIYPNKINMDSLTHDQQRTVYDLYYNAGRNLIRTNPQMYGDIVVRPVDRRENYVKRCVGLPGDTLEIKDTQVYIDGKAIENPEDMQLNYFVQTTGPYIPENMFRELGISNDDQILMTDDFNYEEGLIQMGLDRRDAQGRLTPVYHLPLTKKMYDTLTGNKKLISRIVMEPEDLSGQMYPQNLYTKWTRDNYGPIWIPEKGATITLTKDNLPIYERCIVAYEGNTLEQKPDGIYINGQKTDTYTFNLDYYWMMGDNRHNSLDSRYWGFVPEDHVVGKPIVVWLSLDKDRSWFDGKIRWNRIFKWVH; this comes from the coding sequence ATGAGAAAAGCAACACGCGCCCAATGGATTAAGTTCGGTATAATTACCCTGCTCTACCTCATTTTCCTTGTTTGGGTAAGAAGCTGGCTGGGGCTGATTGTCGTTCCTTTCATATTCGACATCTATATCAGTAAGAAGATACCCTGGAGTTTTTGGAAAAACTCCAAAAATCCGGCAGTACGCAGCATCATGAGTTGGGTGGATGCCATTGTATTTGCTCTGGTAGCCGTTTATTTTGTGAATATCTACATATTCCAAAACTATCAGATACCTTCGTCTTCGCTGGAGAAATCATTGCTGGTGGGCGATTTCCTCTACGTCAGTAAAATGAGCTACGGCCCGCGTGTTCCGAATACACCGCTTTCCATGCCGTTGGCACAACACACCTTGCCGGTATTCAACACTAAATCATACATTGAATGGCCGCAGTGGAAATACAAACGCGTACCGGGTTTCGGAAAAGTGAAACTGAATGATATTGTCGTGTTCAACTTCCCTGCAGGGGATACAGTGGCGCTCAACAGGCAGCAGGAGGACTTTTACAGTCTGGCTTATAGGGAAGGACAACGTATATATCCCAATAAAATCAATATGGACAGTCTGACACACGACCAACAACGCACTGTTTATGACCTCTACTACAATGCCGGACGCAACCTAATCCGTACCAACCCGCAAATGTATGGCGATATTGTGGTACGTCCTGTGGACCGTCGCGAGAATTATGTAAAACGCTGTGTCGGTCTACCGGGAGATACGCTGGAAATCAAAGACACACAAGTCTATATCGACGGGAAAGCCATTGAGAATCCGGAAGACATGCAACTCAACTATTTCGTACAGACCACCGGACCGTACATCCCTGAAAATATGTTCCGCGAGCTCGGCATCAGCAATGACGACCAGATACTGATGACAGACGACTTCAACTATGAGGAGGGACTTATCCAAATGGGTTTGGACCGTCGTGATGCCCAAGGCAGGCTGACTCCTGTCTATCATCTGCCCCTCACCAAGAAAATGTACGATACGCTTACCGGCAATAAGAAATTAATCAGTCGCATCGTCATGGAACCGGAGGACCTTTCAGGACAAATGTACCCGCAAAACCTCTACACCAAATGGACGCGGGATAACTACGGCCCTATCTGGATACCGGAAAAAGGTGCCACCATTACTTTGACCAAAGACAACCTACCTATCTACGAACGTTGCATCGTAGCTTATGAAGGCAACACATTGGAACAAAAACCGGACGGCATCTACATCAACGGGCAAAAGACAGACACTTACACCTTCAATCTGGACTACTACTGGATGATGGGTGACAACCGTCACAACTCTCTCGATTCCCGCTATTGGGGCTTCGTTCCCGAGGACCATGTAGTAGGTAAGCCCATCGTTGTCTGGTTATCACTGGATAAAGACCGCAGCTGGTTTGACGGAAAAATCCGTTGGAACCGGATATTCAAATGGGTACATTAA
- the dapB gene encoding 4-hydroxy-tetrahydrodipicolinate reductase, producing MKIALIGYGKMGKEIEKIALNRGHEIVSIIDINNQEDFESDAFKSADVAIEFTNPMVAYNNYMKAFKAGVKLVSGSTGWLEEHGEEVKRLCTEGGKTLFWSSNFSLGVAIFSAVNKYLAKIMNRFPAYDVTMSETHHIHKLDAPSGTAITLAEGILDNLDRKERWVKGTLQAPDGTISGSTDCATNELPVSSIREGEVPGIHSIRYDSEADSITITHDAKNRRGFALGAVLAAEYTAGKQGFLGMSDLFPFLKD from the coding sequence ATGAAAATAGCATTAATCGGTTACGGAAAAATGGGCAAGGAAATTGAGAAGATTGCCTTGAACCGCGGACACGAGATTGTCAGCATCATCGACATTAATAATCAGGAGGATTTTGAATCGGATGCATTCAAAAGCGCCGACGTCGCCATAGAGTTTACGAACCCAATGGTAGCCTACAACAATTATATGAAAGCTTTCAAAGCCGGCGTGAAATTGGTTTCAGGCAGTACAGGCTGGCTGGAAGAACATGGTGAAGAGGTCAAGAGGCTCTGTACTGAAGGTGGCAAAACATTATTCTGGTCTTCCAACTTCAGTCTGGGAGTAGCCATATTCTCCGCCGTCAACAAATACCTGGCAAAGATTATGAACCGCTTCCCCGCTTACGACGTAACGATGAGCGAAACGCACCATATACATAAGCTGGACGCTCCAAGCGGCACTGCCATCACCCTTGCCGAAGGTATTCTGGACAACCTCGACCGAAAAGAGCGTTGGGTAAAAGGTACGCTGCAAGCACCGGACGGAACAATATCGGGTTCTACCGACTGTGCCACCAACGAACTGCCTGTCAGCTCCATCCGCGAAGGAGAAGTACCGGGTATCCACAGCATCCGCTACGACTCCGAAGCAGACAGCATCACCATCACCCACGACGCCAAAAACCGCCGCGGGTTTGCCTTGGGAGCCGTATTGGCCGCAGAGTACACCGCCGGCAAACAAGGATTCTTAGGCATGAGCGATTTATTTCCATTTTTAAAAGACTAA
- a CDS encoding DUF2851 family protein → MEQLLHYVWKHKIFPLMPLRTTSGQPVEVIDPGLPNPNAGPDFFNAKLKIDNMLWVGNVELHAQASDWFRHGHDRNTAYDNVILHVVGVSDCEVHRTNGDVIAQLQLCCPESVRCRYAELRQAEAYPPCHSILSSLPKLTVHSWLSALQVERFERKAQDIAVRLERCNNHWEDVFFITLARNFGFGLNGDAFEAWAVHLPLRAVDKHRDSLFQVEAFFFGQAGLLEEDSIQDSYYQKLRKEFYYLQHKFDLPAPMAAGQWRFLRLRPDNFPHVRLAQLADLYHKEQLLFSRIMAVETPEDVKQILTVQLSPYWEEHFSFAKTSPRRKKRMGENTLNLLLINTVIPFLYAYGIHKADERLCDRATCFLEALKAEDNHIIRMWSGAGLPVSTAADSQALLQLQKEYCDRKDCLRCRFGYEYLKRK, encoded by the coding sequence ATGGAACAATTGCTGCATTACGTCTGGAAGCATAAGATATTCCCTCTGATGCCTCTCCGGACGACTTCCGGACAGCCGGTTGAAGTGATAGATCCCGGTTTGCCGAATCCCAATGCAGGCCCCGACTTCTTTAACGCAAAACTGAAAATAGATAATATGCTTTGGGTGGGTAACGTGGAGTTGCATGCACAGGCTTCAGACTGGTTTCGTCATGGACACGACCGGAATACGGCCTATGATAATGTAATCCTGCATGTTGTGGGTGTTTCCGACTGTGAGGTGCATCGTACCAACGGTGATGTAATCGCTCAGTTGCAACTGTGTTGTCCGGAAAGCGTCCGCTGCCGTTATGCCGAATTACGGCAGGCGGAAGCGTATCCTCCTTGTCATTCCATCCTTAGTTCCTTACCGAAGCTGACCGTCCATTCCTGGTTGTCGGCCTTGCAGGTGGAGCGTTTTGAACGAAAGGCTCAGGATATCGCCGTACGTCTGGAACGATGCAATAACCATTGGGAAGACGTGTTCTTTATCACCCTTGCCCGTAATTTCGGTTTCGGACTGAACGGCGACGCTTTTGAAGCATGGGCCGTTCATCTGCCTTTGCGTGCAGTAGATAAGCATCGGGACAGCTTGTTTCAGGTGGAAGCATTCTTTTTTGGACAGGCAGGATTGCTGGAGGAAGATTCCATCCAAGACAGCTACTATCAAAAGCTCCGGAAGGAATTTTATTATTTGCAGCATAAGTTCGACCTTCCTGCGCCTATGGCTGCCGGACAGTGGCGTTTTCTTCGTCTGCGTCCCGATAACTTCCCTCATGTGCGGCTGGCACAGCTTGCCGATCTGTATCATAAGGAGCAGCTACTATTTTCCCGCATTATGGCGGTGGAAACACCGGAAGACGTGAAGCAAATATTGACTGTGCAACTCTCCCCCTATTGGGAAGAGCATTTTTCTTTTGCAAAGACTTCGCCACGCCGGAAAAAGCGTATGGGCGAGAATACCTTGAACTTGCTTCTCATCAATACCGTCATTCCTTTTCTTTATGCTTATGGAATACACAAGGCGGATGAACGACTTTGCGACCGCGCCACATGTTTTCTCGAAGCATTGAAGGCGGAGGACAATCATATCATCCGTATGTGGAGTGGGGCAGGGCTGCCTGTTTCTACGGCGGCGGACTCGCAAGCGTTGCTCCAGCTCCAAAAGGAATATTGTGACCGGAAGGACTGTTTGCGCTGCCGGTTCGGATATGAATATCTGAAAAGAAAATGA
- a CDS encoding chondroitinase family polysaccharide lyase, whose protein sequence is MMQFSKWTMGAGMLLGTLLPVNAEAQVVKSERLLSFEEPQVPAFISGTGSRLGISGEHYKDGLHSLSWTFDPGAVLSVKKDLKFEKKDPTGKDTYLSAFIVWVYNEEAQDKKIRFEFLKDGKKCTSFPFGINFTGWRAAWVCYERDMEGVPEEGMNEMRVIAPDVKGKLYLDHIILASKVDARQQAADVQVPFVNKGTTNHWLVIYEHSLWKPDMALTPVSEQQKREVQEIEKRFRDMLYTPSKFTDKELGGIRKKYDTYKITYKNGKVTGLPIFMVRQAEAYERMIPDWNKDMFTRLGMEMNEYFNLMKRIAIAYNNASDTGVRDELKQKFLAMYDHITDQGVAYGSCWGNIHHYGYSMRGLFVSYFLMKDVLREAGKLKDAERTLNWYAITNEVYPKPTENGIDIDTFNTKLQGRIASILIMENSPEKLQYLRSFSRWLDYGCRPAPGLAGSFKTDGACFHHRNNYPAYAVGGLDGATSMIYLLSGTEFKLSELAHETVKNVLLTMRFYCNLKQWPLSMSGRHPNGKGELVPIQYATMAVAGTPDGKQAYDADMAAAYLRLAAYTGMPDKDAPDYLPKASARQELKMKELLEAQGFRPEPDPQGNLALGYGCVSVQRRDNWMAVVRGHSRYLWAAEHYLPANFYGRYLAHGSMQILTGKPGEMVTFTTSGWQENGFDWNRIPGVTSIHLPFEQLRAKVLNVDTFSGMEEMLYSDEAFAGGLSQARLNGNFGMKLHEHDKYNGSHRARKSFHFFGDMIVCLGTDIENTNSEFPTETTVFQLAAVTPEARQYWNACKGGGQTYIDPNGVGYYLSKHSMADAKYERNFPQVTVGERSAKPTSGDWVSLTLQHGKAPEAASYEYAVLPHTDAASLKTFAKNPAYRVLQQDRNAHIVHSLTDNITSYVLFETPRSLPADGLLQKADTSCLVMVRENNGKLLLTVSQPDLALYRGSSDEAFDKDGKRIERSIYSRPWIDNDSGEIPVTVTLKGLWQVAETPYCKLVSADKKQTVLRFTCRDAASFDVELRK, encoded by the coding sequence ATGATGCAATTTAGTAAATGGACAATGGGAGCAGGAATGCTTCTCGGAACTTTACTGCCGGTAAATGCGGAAGCGCAGGTGGTGAAGAGTGAAAGACTGCTTTCTTTTGAAGAACCGCAAGTGCCGGCCTTTATTTCGGGAACAGGCTCCCGACTAGGTATCAGTGGAGAACATTATAAAGATGGTTTGCATAGTCTGAGTTGGACATTTGATCCGGGTGCTGTGTTGTCTGTCAAGAAAGACCTGAAATTCGAGAAGAAAGATCCTACCGGAAAAGATACGTATCTTTCCGCTTTCATCGTATGGGTGTATAATGAGGAGGCTCAAGACAAAAAAATCCGATTTGAATTTCTGAAGGACGGAAAGAAATGTACTTCTTTCCCGTTTGGTATCAACTTTACCGGTTGGCGTGCGGCATGGGTATGCTATGAACGCGATATGGAAGGCGTGCCCGAAGAGGGAATGAACGAGATGCGTGTGATTGCTCCCGATGTCAAAGGTAAGCTATACTTGGATCATATCATACTTGCCAGCAAGGTGGATGCTCGCCAGCAAGCAGCCGATGTGCAAGTGCCTTTTGTCAACAAAGGAACCACCAACCACTGGCTTGTCATTTACGAACATTCTTTGTGGAAACCCGATATGGCCTTGACTCCTGTCAGCGAGCAGCAGAAGCGGGAGGTACAGGAGATAGAGAAACGTTTCAGGGATATGCTCTATACACCTTCCAAATTTACGGATAAAGAGCTGGGCGGCATCCGCAAGAAATACGATACCTATAAGATCACGTATAAAAATGGGAAGGTTACCGGCTTACCTATTTTTATGGTCAGGCAGGCGGAGGCTTATGAACGTATGATACCTGATTGGAATAAAGATATGTTTACCCGGTTGGGCATGGAGATGAACGAATACTTCAACCTGATGAAGCGCATCGCCATAGCCTATAACAATGCTTCGGATACCGGCGTGAGGGATGAACTGAAACAGAAGTTTCTTGCCATGTACGACCATATTACCGACCAGGGCGTTGCCTATGGCAGCTGCTGGGGCAATATCCACCACTACGGTTACAGCATGCGCGGGCTTTTCGTTTCTTACTTCCTGATGAAGGATGTCCTGCGTGAGGCAGGAAAGCTGAAGGATGCCGAACGTACACTGAACTGGTATGCCATTACCAACGAGGTGTATCCCAAGCCTACGGAAAACGGTATTGATATAGATACTTTCAATACTAAATTGCAAGGCCGTATTGCCAGTATCCTGATTATGGAGAACAGCCCGGAGAAGCTGCAATACCTGCGCTCTTTCTCACGCTGGCTGGATTACGGCTGTCGTCCGGCGCCGGGATTGGCGGGGTCTTTCAAGACGGACGGCGCTTGTTTCCATCACCGCAATAATTATCCCGCCTATGCGGTGGGAGGTCTGGACGGAGCTACGAGCATGATTTATTTGTTGAGCGGAACGGAATTTAAACTATCCGAACTGGCGCATGAGACAGTAAAGAACGTGTTGCTCACCATGCGTTTCTATTGCAACCTGAAACAGTGGCCGCTTTCCATGTCAGGTCGTCATCCCAATGGCAAGGGGGAGTTGGTTCCTATCCAATATGCCACTATGGCTGTTGCCGGCACTCCGGATGGCAAGCAGGCATATGATGCCGATATGGCAGCCGCCTACCTGCGTTTAGCGGCTTATACCGGAATGCCCGATAAGGATGCCCCTGATTATCTGCCGAAGGCTTCTGCCCGGCAGGAGTTGAAGATGAAGGAGCTGCTTGAAGCGCAGGGTTTCCGTCCTGAGCCCGATCCGCAAGGTAATCTTGCATTGGGTTACGGCTGTGTTTCTGTGCAGCGCCGGGATAATTGGATGGCGGTAGTACGTGGACATTCCCGCTATTTGTGGGCTGCCGAACATTATCTGCCCGCCAATTTCTACGGTCGTTATCTGGCACATGGCAGTATGCAGATTCTGACAGGAAAACCCGGTGAAATGGTGACTTTTACTACAAGCGGTTGGCAGGAGAATGGTTTTGACTGGAACCGTATTCCGGGCGTGACCAGTATTCATCTGCCTTTTGAACAGTTGCGTGCCAAAGTGCTGAACGTGGATACTTTCTCCGGCATGGAGGAAATGCTTTATTCCGACGAGGCTTTTGCCGGCGGGTTGTCACAGGCGCGTCTGAATGGCAACTTCGGCATGAAGCTGCATGAACATGACAAGTACAACGGTTCGCATCGGGCCCGCAAGTCTTTTCACTTCTTTGGCGACATGATAGTATGTCTGGGCACAGACATTGAAAATACGAATTCGGAATTTCCTACGGAGACAACCGTTTTTCAGTTGGCAGCCGTAACTCCTGAAGCCCGTCAATATTGGAATGCCTGCAAAGGCGGCGGACAGACTTATATTGATCCGAACGGGGTGGGGTATTACCTTTCCAAGCACTCTATGGCGGATGCGAAATATGAAAGGAATTTCCCGCAAGTCACAGTAGGCGAGCGGAGTGCGAAGCCCACCTCGGGTGATTGGGTCTCCTTGACACTGCAACATGGAAAGGCTCCGGAAGCTGCTTCTTATGAATATGCCGTATTGCCTCATACCGATGCGGCTTCCTTGAAAACATTTGCAAAGAACCCCGCTTATAGAGTTCTCCAGCAGGATCGTAACGCCCATATTGTCCATTCTCTGACGGATAATATCACTTCTTACGTATTGTTTGAAACTCCCCGGTCGCTTCCGGCAGATGGTTTGTTGCAGAAGGCGGACACTTCCTGTTTGGTAATGGTGCGTGAAAATAACGGCAAGCTGTTGCTGACAGTTTCCCAACCGGATCTGGCATTGTACCGCGGTTCGAGCGATGAGGCTTTTGACAAGGATGGCAAGCGGATTGAACGGAGTATCTATTCTCGGCCATGGATTGATAATGATAGTGGGGAAATACCCGTAACCGTTACTTTGAAAGGCTTGTGGCAAGTGGCGGAGACTCCCTATTGCAAGCTTGTTTCAGCAGATAAGAAACAGACCGTACTGCGTTTTACATGCAGGGATGCGGCTAGTTTTGATGTGGAATTACGTAAATAA
- a CDS encoding sulfatase, translating into MIELKNIMLFATAFAPSLTGAKELPNIIYIVTDQQTASAMSCMGNADLHTPNMDRLAQSGVLFRNAYCSAPLSGPSRASMFTGYTSHEVGLARNNVPMADSLRTASLGWLVQNAGYECAYAGKWHVHTPSMPDKEFGFSAIYPHNDNGLAEVSVAFLDRKHSKPFFLVVGFDNPHNICEYARSQNLPFGNLPELSQDEWPGLPSNFARNPYDADVIDYEQALNYSAYPTRHYSPDDWRRYRSLYFRLVEKVDAEIGKIVDAIDRRNLWRNTVVIFTSDHGDGVGAHHWNQKSALYEEVVNVPLIVTLPRKKNAGKEMPQLINAGVDFFASVCDWAGIPLPGGLHGVSFKALVENADPEQMHQPYVVTETTFDKGVTRGWALRTPHYKYVLYDKGLYREQLYDMEKDRGEMRNLAIEKKYQEILAQHRAYLSEWMKLHHVVQIRPEVHLIPGM; encoded by the coding sequence ATGATAGAATTAAAGAATATCATGTTGTTTGCAACAGCTTTTGCCCCTTCATTGACGGGGGCAAAGGAGTTGCCGAATATCATTTATATCGTAACCGACCAGCAGACTGCTTCTGCCATGAGTTGCATGGGGAATGCGGATTTGCATACACCCAATATGGACCGTCTGGCACAGTCGGGTGTCTTGTTTAGGAATGCCTATTGTTCTGCTCCTTTGAGCGGACCTTCCAGGGCGTCCATGTTTACGGGATATACCTCCCACGAGGTTGGCCTTGCACGCAATAATGTGCCTATGGCCGATTCGTTGCGCACTGCTAGTTTGGGCTGGTTGGTGCAAAATGCTGGCTATGAATGTGCCTACGCCGGGAAGTGGCATGTGCATACGCCGTCCATGCCTGATAAGGAATTTGGATTTTCTGCCATTTATCCGCATAATGACAACGGACTGGCGGAGGTTTCTGTCGCTTTCCTTGACCGGAAACATTCCAAACCTTTCTTTCTTGTGGTGGGCTTTGACAATCCTCACAATATATGCGAATATGCCCGTAGCCAGAATCTGCCGTTTGGCAATCTGCCCGAACTCTCTCAAGATGAGTGGCCCGGACTGCCTTCCAACTTTGCCCGTAATCCTTATGATGCCGATGTGATAGACTATGAGCAGGCTTTGAATTACTCGGCTTATCCCACCCGCCATTATTCACCTGATGACTGGCGTCGTTACCGTAGTCTTTATTTTCGGTTAGTAGAGAAGGTGGATGCCGAAATCGGTAAGATTGTCGATGCCATTGACAGGCGGAATTTATGGAGGAATACAGTTGTTATCTTTACGAGCGACCATGGTGACGGAGTAGGAGCGCACCATTGGAATCAGAAATCGGCCCTATACGAAGAAGTAGTGAATGTTCCTCTGATAGTAACCCTTCCCAGAAAGAAGAATGCCGGTAAGGAAATGCCTCAGCTCATTAACGCAGGTGTTGATTTTTTCGCTTCCGTATGTGACTGGGCAGGTATTCCCCTTCCCGGAGGCTTGCATGGCGTTTCTTTTAAGGCTTTGGTGGAAAATGCGGATCCGGAACAGATGCACCAGCCTTATGTCGTTACTGAAACGACATTTGACAAAGGTGTTACACGTGGCTGGGCTTTGCGTACCCCGCATTATAAGTATGTATTATATGATAAGGGGCTTTATCGTGAACAGCTTTATGACATGGAAAAGGATCGTGGCGAGATGCGGAATTTGGCCATAGAGAAGAAGTATCAGGAGATACTTGCACAGCATCGTGCTTATCTGAGTGAATGGATGAAATTACATCATGTAGTTCAGATACGTCCTGAGGTGCACCTGATTCCAGGTATGTAA